One region of Purpureocillium takamizusanense chromosome 4, complete sequence genomic DNA includes:
- a CDS encoding uncharacterized protein (SECRETED:SignalP(1-17~SECRETED:cutsite=AMA-AS~SECRETED:prob=0.7446)) has protein sequence MKFSAAIIIAAVTGAMAASIPAEKRSTIEERQPHGDDIAELIARHIAAEKRAPPPGGSSTTTGGAGTPGSGTTTGKAAGAHPSGTTTGRKATASGGAKSCPAPKKGAAHNAAANKGGAGNHAQQGGANKAQTQGGAQQHGGATTQAGSKTGAGKTQ, from the coding sequence ATGAAGttctccgccgccatcatcatcgctgccgtcaccggcgccatggccgcgtccATCCCGGCCGAAAAGCGCTCCACCATCGAGGAGCGCCAGCctcacggcgacgacattgCCGAGCTCATTGCCCGCCACATCGCCGCTGAGAAgcgcgcccctcctcctggcggcagctcgaccaccaccggcggcgccggcactcCCGGCTCTGGTACTACCACtggcaaggccgccggcgcccacccctcgggcaccaccaccggccggAAGGCGACCGCCTCGGGCGGTGCCAAGTCTTGCCCGGCCCCCAAGAAGGGCGCTGCccacaacgccgccgccaacaagggcggcgctggcaaccacgcgcagcagggcggcgccaacaagGCTCAGACCCAGGGCGGCGCTCAGCAGCATGGTGGTGCTACTACCCAGGCCGGTAGCAAgaccggcgccggcaagacCCAGTAG